The bacterium genome segment CTCGGCCGCAAAGCCCGCGACCGTCTGGGTCTGTCCGTCGTTCTGGATCAATGCGCCGCGCTCGCCGAGCGTCAGGATCACCGCATTGCATCCGAATGCGTCCGCCATCTGCAGTACCTGCTTTTCGGGTTCGCCCGGTTGCGCCAGTCCGACCAGCGAGTTGGCAGAGGCTTTCAGGATATCGGTGGCGTGCAATACCCGCTGCAGATCCGCTTCCGAGCCGAGTACAGGGATCGCACCGTCTATCGCGACATCCAGATCGAGCACGGTACGCGCGCCGAATTCATGCGCGAGTTCGAAACTGCGCAACACACTGATGAGCGGAACCTGGGATACCTCGCCGGTCACGATGCGCGCGCGCCGCAACAGACCCAGGTGTCGGGATTCGATCTCACCCGGCGTCAATTCGGCCGTGGCTCCGCGAGCCATGTAGATCGCGCGCTGTCCGCGATCGTCGACGTACACGCGCGAAAACGATGAACTGCTTCCCGACAGATCCAGCGATTGCTCGATGCCCAGGCGATCCAGGCCGGCGCGCAAAAAGGCACCGGGCTCGTCATCGCCCTGCTTGCCGAAGATGCCGACCGACAGGCCGAGCAGCGACGCCCAACTCAAATGGTTGA includes the following:
- a CDS encoding carbohydrate kinase family protein, with protein sequence MLASDSQSKSLDAVGTGSMVVDEISYVPSLLGADGKIVVHQSAERPAAQRLVGGVCINHLSWASLLGLSVGIFGKQGDDEPGAFLRAGLDRLGIEQSLDLSGSSSSFSRVYVDDRGQRAIYMARGATAELTPGEIESRHLGLLRRARIVTGEVSQVPLISVLRSFELAHEFGARTVLDLDVAIDGAIPVLGSEADLQRVLHATDILKASANSLVGLAQPGEPEKQVLQMADAFGCNAVILTLGERGALIQNDGQTQTVAGFAAEVVDPTGAGDAFLGGVLYGMARDLDWSDALRLGNACGAACCEQVGGLPLDPDRARERIRALVPNLADAIG